Genomic DNA from Thermodesulfobacteriota bacterium:
AGAGCCTTCCGGCTGCAACGCTCTTCGTGATAGCCCTGTCCGAGTTTCTCCAGAAATACGTATTGTTCATCGTGATCGCCTTTTTCCTGCTCGGCATGGCGTTCAAGAAGGTGTATTCGACGGAACGCGGCAAGCTCTTCTTCGACCGGGTCTTTCTCCGGTCCCCCATTTTCGGGACGCTCATCCGGAAGGTGGCGGTGGCCAAGTTCACCCGGACCCTCGGAACGCTCGTGTCCTCCGGCGTGCCCATCCTCGAAGGGCTCGACGTGGTGGCCAAGACCGCGGGCAACCGGGTGGTGGAACTCGCCATCATCAAGACCAAGGAGTCCATCAGCGAAGGCCGGACGATCGCCGAACCCCTCAAGGAGACCGGGGTCTTTCCCCCCATGGTGGTGCAGATGATCGCGGTGGGGGAAGCCACCGGGGCGCTGGATCAGATGTTGACGAAGATCGCCGACTTCTACGATACCGAGGTGGACGAGGCCGTGGGGGCCCTCACCCAGGCCCTGGAGCCCCTGCTCATGGTCTTCCTCGGCGGCACCATCGGCGGGCTCGTCATCGCCATGTACCTGCCCGTGTTCCAGATGGCCGGAGCCGTAGGAGGAGGCTGAGAGGCCTCCCTTGGTCCCCGGCAACCCGCAGCGGCGGCTCAAGGGGTACCTGGGGGGGCGGATCGTCGTTCTCCTGGCGCTCCTGGCCCTGGTGGGCGTCTTCGGCGTCCGCCGGGCCGCCTTCCCCATCTCGTACCTGTGGTTCTCGGGACTCACGGCGGCGGCCTTTGCCTTTACCGCCGTTTCCGCGCTGGCGCTGCGCCGGGGGTTCCGGGGCCAGGGCTGGGTCAAGCTCCAGCCGGCGTGGGACGTGGGCTATGCCACGGCCCTGGTGTATTTTTCCGGGGGGACCTTCTCCCCCCTGACCACCCTCTACCCGCTGGCCATCATCGGGGGCGCAACTCTCCTGTACCGAAGGGGCGCCCTGGTGGCGGCCACGCTCTCGAGCCTCTCCTACGGCCTCCTGGTCGACCTGCACGTCTACGGGCTCCTGCACCCGCCCCACGTCGCCCTGGCGGAGGCCACGCCGGGCAAGGCGCTTCCCCACTTGCTGCTCCATGTCGTGGCGTTCTATGCCCTGGCCCTGCTCTCGGGGCACCTGGCCGAGGAGCTGCGCCGCACGGGAGCGCGGCTGGAGGTGGCCGAGGCCGAGGTCCTGGACCTGGAGCACCTGAAGGACTCGATCCTGCTCAGCCTGGGGTCGGGGCTGGTGGCCCTGGACCCCAGGGGACGGGAGATGTTCCACAACCGAGCGGCGGAGGAACTTCTTTCCCGCGCGGGAATCCGCATCGGGCAGGGCATGGACATGGCGGGGGTCTTCGACCTCGACGGCGCGCCCCGCCAGGAGGTCCTCCTGCCGGGGGGGCAGCTGGTGCTGGGCTATTCCGTCGCTCCCCTCTTCGACCGGGGCGGCACGCGCCGGGGCAGCATCCTGATCTTCCAGGATCTCACCCAGGTCAAACGTCTCGAGGAAGACCTGCGGCGCACCGACCGCCTGGCCGCCGTGGGGCGCCTGGCGGCAGGTCTCGCCCACGAGATCCGAAACCCCCTGGCAAGCCTGTCGGGCTCGGTGGAGGTGTTGCGCCACAGCGCCCCCCCCGACCCCGAGGACGCCCACCTGCTGGAAATCGTGCTCCGGGAGACCGAGCGCCTCAACCGCCTGGTCACGAACTTCCTGCACTACGCCCGTCCGGGCAGGGGTGAACGGGAGCCCTTTTCCCTGCGCGAGCTGGTGGCCGACACGGGGTTCTTCTTCTCCCAGGGGGAGGGACGAGGCGGGTTTTGCCTGGAGAACCACGTCCCCGAGGACCTGGCCTTGGTGGCCGACCGGGCGCAGGTGGAGCAGGTGCTCCTGAACCTCTTCCGCAACAGCGTGGAGGCGGCGCCGGAAGGGGTGACGGTGAGGGTCGGCGCCGTCCGGGCCGAAGCCAGCGTCACGGTGACCGTGGAAGACGACGGTCCCGGCATCCCCGGGGAGATCGCCTCCCGCATCTTCGAGCCCTTCTTCACGGGACGGGAGGGCGGTACCGGGTTGGGGCTCGCCACGGTCCACCGGATCGTGGAGAATCACGGGGGCACCGTGGCCCTGGAGTCGGGGCACGCCCCCGGTGCGGCGTTCCGCCTGACGTTTCCGGCGAGCTGAGGAAGATGGCACGTATCCTGGTCGTAGACGACGAGCGCAGCATGCGGGAGTTTCTCGAGATCCTGCTGCGCAAGCAGGGCCACCGGGTCGACACCCGCGCGGACCTTTCTTCGGCCCGGGCAGCCCTGGAGGAGGGCGAGTACGAGCTCGTGGTCACCGACCTCAAGCTTCCCGGCGGTTCGGGGATCGACGTGCTGACCGCCTGCAAAGGAGCGCGCCCCGAGACCGAGGTCGTGGTCATCACCGCCTTCGGCACCGCCGAGACGGCGGTGGAAGCCATGAAGCAGGGCGCCTACGACTACCTCACCAAGCCCTTCAAGGTCGACGAGATCACGATCACGGTCCAGAAGGCCCTGGAGAAGGCCGCGCTCGCCCGGGAGAACCGGGAGCTGCGGCGCAAGCTCGAGGCGGTGGAGGCCGGCGAGGAGATCCTGGGGCGAAGCCCCGGGATGCAGGAGGTCTTCCGCCTCCTGGAGCGGGTGGCTCCCACGGGGGTGACGGTGCTGGTCCACGGGGAGAGCGGGACCGGCAAAGAGCTGGTTGCCCGCCGCCTCCACGCCCTCTCGGGGCGAAGGGGCCCCTTCGTGGCGGTGAACTGCTCGGCCATTCCCGAGGGCCTCATCGAGAGCGAGCTCTTCGGCCACGTGAAGGGGAGCTTCACGGGTGCGGTTTCCGACAAGCCGGGTCTCTTCGAAGAGGCGGGCGGAGGCACGCTCTTCCTGGACGAGGTGGGCGAGCTCCCCCTCACCCTCCAGCCCAAGCTCTTGCGGGTTCTCCAGGAGGGCAAGGTGAAGCGGGTGGGCGGAAACCGCGAGGTCGCCGTGGAGGTGCGGATCGTCTCCGCCACGAACAAGGATCTGCGCCGCGAGGTGGAGGC
This window encodes:
- a CDS encoding type II secretion system F family protein, whose protein sequence is MPVYKWEGRTRDGAVKKGTLEAANEAVVTAQLRAQKIAPTKIKKSLGAVEIKIPGLKPKVTTKDLVVFTRQFATMIDAGLPLVQCLEILSSQQQNSTFKEVLLKVKEDVEAGNTFADALAKHPKVYDRLYVNLVHAGEVGGILDTILNRLAAYIEKAMNLKKKVKGAMVYPAAVVGVAVIVVAIILIFVIPVFQQMFSGVGKSLPAATLFVIALSEFLQKYVLFIVIAFFLLGMAFKKVYSTERGKLFFDRVFLRSPIFGTLIRKVAVAKFTRTLGTLVSSGVPILEGLDVVAKTAGNRVVELAIIKTKESISEGRTIAEPLKETGVFPPMVVQMIAVGEATGALDQMLTKIADFYDTEVDEAVGALTQALEPLLMVFLGGTIGGLVIAMYLPVFQMAGAVGGG
- a CDS encoding sigma-54 dependent transcriptional regulator, producing the protein MARILVVDDERSMREFLEILLRKQGHRVDTRADLSSARAALEEGEYELVVTDLKLPGGSGIDVLTACKGARPETEVVVITAFGTAETAVEAMKQGAYDYLTKPFKVDEITITVQKALEKAALARENRELRRKLEAVEAGEEILGRSPGMQEVFRLLERVAPTGVTVLVHGESGTGKELVARRLHALSGRRGPFVAVNCSAIPEGLIESELFGHVKGSFTGAVSDKPGLFEEAGGGTLFLDEVGELPLTLQPKLLRVLQEGKVKRVGGNREVAVEVRIVSATNKDLRREVEAGRFREDLYYRLNVVALEIPPLRERREDIPLLAHHFLRKYAQAFGRSVKGFTRDVLERCEAHDFPGNVRELENLVERAVALETGEYLTCASLPPQLGCAVPPAVAPAPALSAAGIDLEATLAALERAYLAEALRHTSGNKTEAARLLGVTFRSLRYRLDRLGMGG
- a CDS encoding ATP-binding protein, with the protein product MVPGNPQRRLKGYLGGRIVVLLALLALVGVFGVRRAAFPISYLWFSGLTAAAFAFTAVSALALRRGFRGQGWVKLQPAWDVGYATALVYFSGGTFSPLTTLYPLAIIGGATLLYRRGALVAATLSSLSYGLLVDLHVYGLLHPPHVALAEATPGKALPHLLLHVVAFYALALLSGHLAEELRRTGARLEVAEAEVLDLEHLKDSILLSLGSGLVALDPRGREMFHNRAAEELLSRAGIRIGQGMDMAGVFDLDGAPRQEVLLPGGQLVLGYSVAPLFDRGGTRRGSILIFQDLTQVKRLEEDLRRTDRLAAVGRLAAGLAHEIRNPLASLSGSVEVLRHSAPPDPEDAHLLEIVLRETERLNRLVTNFLHYARPGRGEREPFSLRELVADTGFFFSQGEGRGGFCLENHVPEDLALVADRAQVEQVLLNLFRNSVEAAPEGVTVRVGAVRAEASVTVTVEDDGPGIPGEIASRIFEPFFTGREGGTGLGLATVHRIVENHGGTVALESGHAPGAAFRLTFPAS